DNA sequence from the Pseudomonas fluorescens Q2-87 genome:
CCGCTTGAAGCTCGCCCACAACGCGGTGCAACCCACGGCGATAAACCCAAGCACCGCAAAATACCCGTAGTGCCAATTCAGCTCGGGCATGTCCCGGAAATTCATCCCGTAGATCCCTGCCACTGCCGTCGGGAACGCCAGGATCGCCGCCCAGGCTGCGAACTTGCGCTGCACCACGCTCTGGCGCGACGCTTCGAGCAACACACCGACTTCAATGGTCTGGCTGGCGATGTCCGCCAGGGTGGTGAGGTCTTCCATCTGCCGCGTGACATGGATCTGCACATCGCGGAAATAGGGGCTCATATTCTTGTCGATGAAGGGAAAATCCAGCCGCTGCAACTCTTCGCTGATCTCCACCATCGGCGCCGCGTAGCGCCGCAGGCGTAACACGTCGCGGCGCAAGCTGTGCAGATTCTGGATATCCCGCTCGTTCAGGGCGCTGCACAACACATTGCGCTCCAGCTCATCGATCTCGGCGTGAATGGCTTCCCCCACCGGCTGGTAGTTTTCGATCACGAAATCGAGGATGGCGTAGAGTACGAAATCTTCCCCGTGCTTGAGCAGGATAGGGCGCGCCTCACAGCGTTGTCGGACGTGGGCGTAGGACGCCGAGTGCCCGTTGCGCGCAGTGATGATGTAGC
Encoded proteins:
- a CDS encoding magnesium and cobalt transport protein CorA, with the protein product MGRVVAAAVYSAGKKVTNITLDEGSAWAAKPGHFVWIGLEEPTALELTNLQRQFNLHELAIEDAMEKHSRPKLETFGDALFIVTYSPIRKDGKLQFIETHIFAGKGYIITARNGHSASYAHVRQRCEARPILLKHGEDFVLYAILDFVIENYQPVGEAIHAEIDELERNVLCSALNERDIQNLHSLRRDVLRLRRYAAPMVEISEELQRLDFPFIDKNMSPYFRDVQIHVTRQMEDLTTLADIASQTIEVGVLLEASRQSVVQRKFAAWAAILAFPTAVAGIYGMNFRDMPELNWHYGYFAVLGFIAVGCTALWASFKRSGWL